The nucleotide window gaattgcCACGTTTGacccacataaattaaaataattaattgatatggCGATTGAAAATGTTTTGATCAGTTGTGTGTGCAAAACTGTTTTGGACTGTCAATCCACCACATTTAAACTCTTATACTCCTCCGTCCCTCAATACTTGACCTTCTCAAATTTTTAAGCAGAATTTGACAAATTTACccattataaatattttttgtggtcTCCATGTAAAAGTTTGTAGTGGAACAAAGAAAGTAATTCTTACTTAAAAgtgaaagtttcaaaatataacaaGGGCGATTCAGTAAAATaatcattctctttctttcatctttacacttttcttaatctgtgtgaaatggtCAAGTATGTCAAGTATCGATGGACGGAGAGAGTagtatttattttctcttttgacccaaaaataaagaattatATTTTCGAAAAAGGTATGGTTTGTATGTTTCCGCGTATATATGCACCACACATTCTCTCAACCAATATCATATATTTCTCATCAGATCCAAAGCACAGTTCCAAAACAACACAGAAAAccacacaaaacaaacaaaccatGACATTCTCCACGTTCCTAAACTTCCTATTCCCACCCCCACCTTCACTATTCATCACCACCATGTCTGTCATAACATGTGTCTCCCTTGCAAACGCAGGTATCAATGAAGTTAGAGGGAAGCATTTAAACTATTCCAAATTCTGGAACGTAGAAAATAACAATGgtgataagaagaagaagaagatgataaaATTGTCGAGTAAAAGTGGTATGTTATTGTTGTATACTCCTGCTTTTGTTGCTGGTGCTGCGTCGTTTTTGGTGTTTCCTGATGATGGTTTTAGATCTTTGGTTCTTCAAGGTGCTGTTACGTTTCATTTCTTCAAGAGAGTTTTTGAGGTAATGTATAGCATAAGGTTTAATGATACAagattaattgcacttttgtgttcgaaatttttatgttaaaatgtaATGTTGTGAAGCACCGACACGTGTCGGTGTCTGACACCAACACCGAGACACCGACGCCGatgattatattaaattatgtcattttctcaaattattatcaatgtcgACGTGTCGGTGTCCTTGTGGTGTCccgtgtccgtgcttcatacaTGTAATGCAatgtatgattttgaattgTTGGGGAGTTAATGTTGTAACGCACATGTGACCTaacatttcaatattttttgtcGGTTGATTTAGAACTTGTAGACTAAtgatgtttcttttcttttaaagaGTGTATGAGCGAAATTCGTGTTTGGTTTTTAATAAGTGGACATTGCTTAAAAGTGGGTAATTTGTAGATTTGAATTTGCACTACAACACATCAAATATTTCCGTAGTCTTTGAAGGTATAAGTTGTATTTTTAGAGGACATACTTATGTATGCTTTAAAGTTTATGAgaggttttatttttctttaatagaGAACTACTAAAtgtttgtaaaaattaaataattgtgaTTGAAATGTTAGATGATATCATGTTgttcattaaattttttgagcTTGAATCACATCCAAAAGCTCCCTCAAAGGGTCAGGGTGTCCAACTCGGCTCTTATACCATGAAAGGATTTTGTCTTGGGTTTAATTtaaccttacaaaaccggcaTGTAAGGTGAGAATTGCCTCCACTTGCAAACATATGTGCTTGCCATTTCTCATCCAATGTGAGACTCTTCATATATACATTCCTCATCAAATTAGGGACTCTTAACACATACTCTCGTACCTAGTACTAGATATCCAGAGCGTAATCAGATTGATCCGATAGCGGAAACCTAATAGCAAGTGTCCAAACGGATCGTGGATAGACTATGATAAGATCGTAAAATTTGGATTGGTCCTAACTTAACCTTACAAAATTAACTTGTATCGTGATGATTGCCTACTTATAAACTCATATTCGATCCATATCTCTTTTAATGTAGGTATCTTAACAACTTTAATAATCGTCAGTAGTAAGTACAAACCTACCATTAATGCAGTGGATTAGACCACAATTTGGAAAGTGAAAATCTTTGAAACCATGATGATGTAATTGTGATTACAAGGTAGAATTAACACCCTGATACACTCGATTGAGTTAAAACATCTGTAAATGCAAGTATAATTTTAGTTATAGGAACTTAAATTTTAAACACTGCATAACTAATTAGTGCTTCACCTTTCAAATTGTATTTGTTATAGGGTTATTATTTATTGTACGTAATTTTATACTCTACTGTGTTCTGTAATGAAATTTTCAGCTCAATGAACAATGATGTTTCTACTCTACTGTGTAGGTTCTATTTGTCCACAAATATAGTGGTTCTATGGCTCTTGAAACTGCAATCCCCATAACCCTAAGTTATTTTCTCTCATCTGCAACTCTGATCTATGCTCAACACCTCACATCGAATCTTCCAGAACCATCAATTGATCTATTGTATCCTGGAATCGCGCTGTTTCTTGTAGGCGTCACCGGAAACTTCTACCATCATTATCTTCTATCCAAATTAAGAGGAAAAGGTGAAAAGGAATACAAGATTCCTAAAGGTGGCTTGTTTGATTTTGTGATATGTCCTCATTATCTTTTCGAGATCATAGGGTTTTATGGATTTTCCTTCATTTCTCAGACATTGTATTCGTTCTCTTTCGCCATAGGCACTACTTTCTACCTTTTGGGTAGGAGTTATGCAACTAGAGAATGGTATCTCTctaaatttgatgattttcctAAGAATGTTAAGGCTATTATCCCATTTTGGTTCTAAATATTGCAAGCTAGGTACAACtatatattttacataattGTGTTGTGATGTTATTCAAATATAAGAGGTAGGTAGTGGACTTATTTCTGTTGGTAGTTATTGTTCATAAGTGATTCTGTTACATAAGTGATTCTGTTAATACATTTGCAATAAATTTTTCATTGTTAAGTCTTTTGTATCTTGTGTTCCAATGAGTATGAGTGACAGAATATTCTTTCTAAACAAATTGGACTCATTATACCTGGAACTAATGAACATTTCTTTGAAGAGAAGAATGATGATAAGTGATTTATCTCAAAGAAAGTGGTCTTCAACTTTGATGAAGTGACGGTTACGATGACTTTAAATTGTGTTTGTAGTTGCAGTTATACTGATAACCTTTATATTGCGGCAAAATGGGACTGGTGTAGTCAAAATTGTAGTTTCGATATTGATGCGGAGGCGTTAAGTTAAAATCTATTGTGGCCGCAGTTGCAGTTGAGGATCGCAATTTATAACCATGATGGAGAAAGTGAGATATCAAACATTGAAGCATAAGTTATAGTTTTATAGCTTTTACCAATgaagatttttcaaaaaattgcaaattactTTATTAGGGTTGAACATCACTAGCCTACGGAAAGTGTGTGGTGAAAAGTTCTGATATCATTGAAAATGTAATGTTGTCATGTTGACTCTAATATATGACTTGAAATGGTAGAGGTAGTGATATTGGCGTCTCATCATTTAATTATGAACTAGGAATCCTATAACAACCTGAGGTGAGGGACACCTACAGATCATACCATAGATGAagtacaaataattttatttggcaTAATTGCAGAatcctctattttttattagatagGATTTCTAGGCAATTCCACTTAAGTGGAATTCGAACGACATAAATATCACAAATAATAGGATCAAAGAGATTGAGATTAGCTTCATAGGAGAAGTATGATTGATAGGAAGAAACATAgagaattcattatgaattgtattaaaaaagatTGATGAATAAGTACATGGTTGGTCCTTTTATAGAAATATAGACTTCAATTACCCTAACCACTTGTAACTAACTATAGTTCTCTCGAACTAAAATTTAACCAACCCTAACTACCTTAACTAACTCTAGTTATCTCAACAATAAACACCCTAAATAAACCTCTAAAAACACGTTGAAatatttcggattttaaaatctgaatagGATGCGCGACAAACATATAAGATGAGAAAAGTAATGATCAAAATAGTTCTATGCCACTTTGGTAACCTTGAACATAGTCCAACCCAAGTATAAATCTAATTTACCCACAAAATTGAACCCAAGAGTCTATTGATAAATTGGATTTCAGGTTCGATCAAACCCGACTCAAACCCCATGTACAATCCTATTTATATGATGCATTGCATTTTGTGTcatcatttaaataaaaaatttcttaagaTATTAAATTTATAGCATTGAAATTTCagtcaaataatatttattaactttCCTTGAAATCTTATGTAGATATCCCTTTgcattaaaatatatgaaaaaagtaattaaaaagaaattgaatagTCAAACgtatttgattcatattttgtatcaaattaattaaccgtatttgattcatattttgtATCAAATTTATTAACCGTATTTGATTCATATTAATCTTATGTAGATTTCCTTTGCATTAaaatatacttatttttttataaaaaaaaaaattgtgaggaATATAGAAAGATTCCGTGGATTAATTGGGAGTCGATTTGTACTCCAAAGGAGGAAGGATGGTTGGAGGTTAGGAGGGTTGGtgcttttaatttatctttgttgggtaaatggtgttggaggatgttgaTTGATAAGGACAGTCTGTGGTACCGCGTATTGAAAGTCTGTTATGGTGAGGAGGGAGGGCGGTTGAAAGAGGGTGGTAGGCATAGTTAAGCTTGGTGGCGGTCTCTGTGTAGCATTAGAGAAGGGATAGGTGAGGGAGTGGGAGCTGGTTTGAAAACAATACTCGTAAGGTGGTTGGCGATGGGAAAGGGACTTTATTTTGGCATGATATTTGGATGGGGAAATTCCtctgaaaataaaatttccCCGCCTATTTGCGTTGTCTGTCAATAAGGAGTGTTCGGTGGAGAAGATGGTGAGGGTCATGGAGGCAGATGGTGGGAGGGAGTGCCTATGGCGTCGTCGTTTAttggcttgggaggaggagaaaGTAACGGAGTGTTCTATGTTATTacataatattgttttgcatGAAAATACCAATGATATTTGGCGCTGGTTGTTAGATCCTTCCCACAGTTACTCGGTGCGGGGAGCTTATCACTTTCTCACTAATTCAAGTGAGTTGGTGGATAGGTCCCTAGTAGACGTCGCTTGGCATAAGCAAATTCCACTAAAAGTATCTATGCTTGTGTGGCGCCTTCTTCGTGACAGACTCCCTACAAGGGACAATTTGGTGAGAAGACGTATTATTCATACCGATGGTGCGGCTTGTGTGTCTGGGTGTGGGCACTTGGAGACAGTAACTCATCTCTTTTTATTATGTGACATATTTAGCTCTCTTTGGTATTATGTCAGGACTTGGTTGGGTGTTGATTTCCTATATGCAGGTGATCTTCGCCAACATTTTATCCAGTTTACTAATTTGGCGGGTTTGCCTAGATCAACACATTTATACTTTAGAATTATTTGGTTTGCTGCTGTTCGGGTTCTTTGGAAAGAAAGGAATGACCGTGTATTCCAAAGCATGGCTTCTGATTTTTCAACTCTAATGGCAAAGGTGAAACTAAACTCTTTCTTATGGTTGAAATCAAAACATGGGCTATTTAGTTACAGTTACCATAACTGGTGAAAACATCCCCTTCTTTGTATGGGTGTTCACTTGTAATTTAGTTTTCTCTGTTTTGTCTCTTTGGTGATCGATGATTGGCACCTTGTTTGTGTAAATACTTTTGGGTGGTTTGCTTTTGGCATACCTTGTGAGGGGCACTCCACTTTGTTAATactatatatcatttttgtttgttaaaaacaaattagTGCGGCATGTACTGAAAGGAGTTAAACGTGcttatatttttgtaattatttaagCAAATACGACGTTCACGAGCAAAATCTACCTTTTTCTTCTATATAACCTCtctttccatttaattttaaacttCGTAATCTTGTGGCATGTTTCGAGATAGGACCATAATGTTACTTGGACTATAACTTGAGAAATATATTGTCATAATGAAGGTTGATGGCAgatcatcttacgttattcttagcatgttttttcagtcatttttaaTAGGTTTTGCCATCAAAGtagaggagtattagaacatTTGCTTATAATTTCGAAACATtgataatgttttttatatttgcgTTTGTAATTCTATTCTTCCTGAAACTTAGCAATTCTAGggtgtttttgatgtaattcgcaaagaaatcatgcaaatcggcaaaacAAGAACATCTGAAAATTAGTGAAGACCTTGGGAAGgtcaagaatgaagattcaagaggcatCATAAAACTTTACAAAGGGAGAAATTATGTTGACAGGTCCCAAAACATCGTATATGAAAGCAAACACCCAAAAACTGAGAATTTGGGTTCAGAATGCCCACTTGCATTGCAAGCtcatgcgcctagggcatggTTTGCATTGCATGCTCATGCCCCTAGAGCATGAGGTGTACGCCCAGGGCACTAAATTGTGCAGGACAAAACTGCTTTTTCCTACTTTTTTGTGGGAAAAGCCCGgttttttggtttgattaggaaaAGCCCTTCACAagccaaaccctaaacctagaactttatgttagacctattttctaaagacaattttctctttatcctatcacatctccttttggtctcagtgagtgtgtttcTCTAGCAACCAcacctattttcatggttgattgctattgaaaTCGTTGAAGCTCGAAACTttattgtctcaaggtttgctagactatttttatgttttgcaatccttgtctaaactcacttgttccaatattaaaacttcatctttcgatccatcgcttaatatttgtgatgaatCAATAACAATTgttaaacttcatctttcgatccgtcgattaatatttgttattgattataagaaaggtgaaatagattagaaaatacaaaaaaattagggtttgaggcttggtttgatta belongs to Medicago truncatula cultivar Jemalong A17 chromosome 6, MtrunA17r5.0-ANR, whole genome shotgun sequence and includes:
- the LOC11440580 gene encoding very-long-chain enoyl-CoA reductase; its protein translation is MTFSTFLNFLFPPPPSLFITTMSVITCVSLANAGINEVRGKHLNYSKFWNVENNNGDKKKKKMIKLSSKSGMLLLYTPAFVAGAASFLVFPDDGFRSLVLQGAVTFHFFKRVFEVLFVHKYSGSMALETAIPITLSYFLSSATLIYAQHLTSNLPEPSIDLLYPGIALFLVGVTGNFYHHYLLSKLRGKGEKEYKIPKGGLFDFVICPHYLFEIIGFYGFSFISQTLYSFSFAIGTTFYLLGRSYATREWYLSKFDDFPKNVKAIIPFWF